One region of Pieris rapae chromosome Z, ilPieRapa1.1, whole genome shotgun sequence genomic DNA includes:
- the LOC110993969 gene encoding major facilitator superfamily domain-containing protein 6-A has protein sequence MLPLNMKIDKKLLPIKGHFMLYNAGTAPLIPYLSTYARQLGFSSTTVGLIYTILPIFSLLATPIFGFLADRFRIQKSIFIFFQIVIILSFASIYLIPQSGLNLTVELDCGDGATVLKSCYKSASEIDQCSVMSLGSQNSTTQCKMSCDMTSPKMWQTVCEHWHIPKYCYSHTNNINYTSFISNIGLKEDKCAYISTDNVTLEGYTFKPSCRIGGGFVDVNEPCTLDCVNKQLSNIIGENKANMTCVNNTLNYRLCNKDVGNMVFGSQLDKCQANCELDTSAPWKLMEICLGWGADITDVCKPKTPAGEHLPKTLSFTGNIRLSSIVTEHSCVFIRLTDIVMPDGTVHYPNCISKAQYEIEMNLFHPLCEIDCDHAQVNELLQSAKDSTSEETYQYTKQFWMFFVFMILNWIAGGVVVAFADAICFNLLGSKKSSYGKQRLWGSVGFGLLSLISGSLIDLFSAGAYKDYTVAFVLMFVFMCGDVLVTCFLKVESLAFSLNILSDVGTLFKSAHNCVFILWTISVGLCTGLLWQFLFWHIEDVAKLTCDGADYVKTLQGLVSAIQTFGGEIPFMFLSGYIIKKIGHVNTMSIVLIAFGVRFILYSFLTNAWWVLPIEVFQGVTFGMFYPTMTSYASLISPPGTENTVQGFVGAIFGGVGTSLGSLIGGYLYQTYKGWNTFRWFGFGAVNVGVLHVIAQYLLKDKPHLDQGYSSVIHYGHTNDAVNILDDDPDIM, from the exons ATGCTtccattaaatatgaaaatagacAAGAAACTTCTGCCAATTAAGGGTCATTTTATGCTTTATAATGCTG gtaCAGCTCCACTTATACCCTATTTGTCTACATATGCAAGACAATTGGGATTTTCTTCGACCACTGTTGGCCTAATCTACACAATACTACCAATTTTTAGTCTTTTAGCAACACCAATTTTTGGTTTCTTAGCAGATAG GTTTAGAATACAAAAATCCATATTCATATTCTTTCAAATAGTTATAATACTAAGTTTTGccagtatatatttaatacctcAAAGTGGATTAAACCTGACGGTAGAGCTTGATTGTGGTGATGGTGCTACAGTACTAAAAAGTTGTTATAAAAGTGCTAGCGAGATTGACCAATGCAGTGTCATGTCTTTGGGTAGTCAAAACTCAACTACACAATGCAAG ATGAGCTGTGATATGACATCGCCAAAAATGTGGCAAACGGTGTGTGAGCATTGGCATATACCAAAATATTGTTACagtcatacaaataatattaattatacatctTTCATTAGTAATATTGGTTTGAAAGAGGATAAGTGTGCTTACATATCAACAGACAATGTGACACTGGAAG ggTACACATTTAAACCGAGCTGTCGCATTGGCGGTGGATTTGTCGATGTCAACGAACCGTGTACCCTTGACTGTGTGAATAAGCAACTCTCAAACATTATTGGGGAAAATAAGGCGAATATGACATGTGTAAATAACACATTAAATTATCGTTTATGCAATAAAGATGTCGGGAACATGGTATTTGGTAGTCAATTGGATAAATGTCAG GCTAATTGTGAGCTTGATACTTCAGCACCGTGGAAATTGATGGAGATTTGTTTGGGCTGGGGAGCTGACATCACCGATGTTTGTAAACCAAAGACACCGGCGGGTGAGCATTTGCCCAAAACCCTCTCATTTACTGGCAACATTCGCTTGTCGTCGATTGTCACAGAACACAGCTGTGTATTTATAAGACTTACGGATATTGTTATGCCTGATG GAACAGTTCACTATCCGAATTGCATATCTAAGGCTCAATATGAAATAGAGATGAACCTATTCCATCCACTGTGTGAGATTGACTGTGATCATGCGCAG gTAAACGAGCTTCTCCAATCGGCAAAAGACAGTACAAGCGAAGAGACCTATCAGTATACCAAACAGTTTTGGATGTTTTTCGTTTTCATGATTTTGAACTGGATTGCGGGTGGAGTTGTTGTTGCATTTGCTGATGCTATATGTTTCAATCTACTTG gtaGTAAAAAAAGTTCGTATGGAAAGCAACGGTTATGGGGATCTGTTGGCTTTGGACTACTATCGCTTATAAGTGGGAGTCTCATAGATTTATTCAGCGCTGGCGCATACAAAGACTACACTGTAGCATTTGTTctgatgtttgtttttatgtgCGGTGATGTTTTAGTAACGTGTTTTTTGAAG gtAGAATCTTTGGCATTctctttaaacatattatccGACGTTGGAACTTTATTCAAATCTGCACACAATTGTGTCTTCATTTTGTGGACAATATCTGTCGGGTTATGTACGGGTTTGCTCTGGCAATTTTTGTTCTGGCATATTGAGGATGTGGCCAAATTGACATGTGACGGGGCGGATTATGTGAAGACATTACAAGGGCTTGTCAGTGCTATACAGACATTTGGTGGCGAGATACCCTTCATGTTTTTATCTG gttatattattaaaaaaattggccACGTGAACACTATGAGCATTGTACTCATTGCTTTTGGCGTGCGTTTCATACTATACTCGTTTCTCACCAACGCCTGGTGGGTGTTGCCCATTGAAGTATTCCAAGGTGTCACGTTCGGAATGTTCTATCCTACAATGACGTCGTACGCCAGTCTTATATCACCACCGGGAACCGAGAATACCGTCCaa gGCTTTGTCGGCGCCATATTTGGTGGTGTTGGTACGTCACTTGGGAGTTTGATTGGCGGTTACTTGTACCAAACGTATAAGGGTTGGAACACATTCCGCTGGTTCGGATTTGGGGCAGTTAATGTCGGTGTTCTTCACGTCATAGCACAGTACTTGCTTAAAGATAAACCGCATCTTGATCAAG gttaTTCGTCTGTGATTCACTATGGGCATACAAACGATGCAGTGAATATATTGGACGACGACCCGGATATAATGTAA
- the LOC110993974 gene encoding DENN domain-containing protein 1A isoform X3 encodes MGTRIKGSVHHLYELFCEVSPVKELSIIQKYPETYDKEENLKHIPKFAFPCPLDKSYVQHYSFVLTSVDSKYTFGFCRYDPKANTTLLLLSHIPWHDIFYKLLNCIANLLNSPERSELKSFLEACRIRPPMPGDTLKVTYNASHSVFSCQCPDETLPSIPENCNLTEFFSALDADCMIGLWAALLNERRIALVASKPSRLSACVQAANALLFPMSWQHIYIPIVPKFLVDYLLAPMPFLIGVPRSVFETVRMSDLGEIVIIDIDKNELRSPFNDSESLPHMLVANLKKSLGDKNALGDAVSRAFLRALVCLIGGYRDAICIENEQFEFSSELFLKTRKNMQQFLSKIMESQIFQQFIEERLALINSGKGFHDEFEIECNFYYDKSSSSSGHKLKQQYKDWAKNVKKEGGAFFKNVKDKANPAMQSAVKTVRQGGKNVKSAVKGLKIKMPKSRSRPSSVTTTDGSRLSCGSVTPASTSSDSSPTNVRSHEPPSTASLDLLTEMEFLLNRNDNFPSAVHRSEISLPDKPKTMLPQIPPRLPARPQTRHRYPIVSTKKLIDFSEAPMPPPRSLQPPKASFVSNITRNEPKLAEFRTSTISFAEGTNKPKLQLTVKQTRQNCNGSAQTSAVQVKRPETLRTGCVEIKKPTILVLWKFENEII; translated from the exons ATGGGTACACGGATCAA AGGATCTGTGCACCAtctttatgaattattttgtgaAGTGTCACCAGTTAAGGAACtttcaataatacaaaaatatcctGAAACTTATGACAAAGAAGAAAACTTGAAACACATCCCAAAATTTGCTTTTCCCTGCCCCCTTGACAA ATCTTATGTCCAACACTATTCTTTTGTTCTGACCTCAGTAGATTCTAAGTACACATTTGGATTCTGCCGATATGATCCGAAGGCTAACACAACTCTGCTATTGTTATCCCACATCCCTTggcatgatattttttataa aTTATTAAACTGCATAGCAAATTTACTGAACAGTCCTGAGCGTAGTGaattgaaatcatttttgGAAGCATGCAGAATTCGGCCACCAATGCCTGGAGACACCTTAAAAGTGACATATAATGCGAGTCACAGTGTATTTTCATGCCAGTGTCCAGATGAAACATTGCCGAGTATTCCTGAGAAT TGTAACCTCACGGAATTCTTCAGTGCCTTAGACGCAGATTGCATGATTGGTTTATGGGCGGCATTATTAAATGAGCGTCGGATAGCATTAGTTGCTTCGAAACCATCGCGTCTATCTGCATGTGTGCAAGCCGCAAATGCATTGTTATTTCCTATGTCCTGGCAACACATATACATTCCAATAGTTCCCAAATTTTTGGTGGATTACCTGCTAGCTCCAATGCCATTTCTTATCGGAGTTCCAAGAAGTGTTTTTGAG aCTGTGAGAATGTCTGATCTAGGCGAAATTGTGATAatagatatagataaaaaCGAATTAAGATCTCCATTTAACGACTCTGAAAGTCTTCCGCACATGTTg gtagcaaatttaaaaaaatctctagGCGATAAAAATGCCTTAGGTGACGCTGTATCAAGAGCATTTCTTCGTGCGTTAGTTTGTTTAATTGGTGGATACAGAGACGCAAtttg cATTGAGAATGAACAATTTGAATTCAGTTCGGAATTATTTCTAAAGACACGAAAAAATATGCAACAATTCCTTAGTAAAATTATGGAGTCCCAAATATTTCAGCAA TTTATAGAAGAGAGGCTGGCCCTCATTAACTCCGGGAAAGGATTTCACGATGAATTCGAAATTGAATGCAACTTCTATTATGACAAAAGTAGTTCCAGTAGCGGTCACAAGCTAAAACAACAATACAAGGACTGGGCCAAAAATGTTAAGAAAGAAGGTGGAGCCTTTTTCAAGAATGTTAAAGATAAG GCGAATCCAGCGATGCAATCGGCGGTGAAGACG GTACGGCAAGGAGGCAAAAACGTAAAGTCGGCTGTAAAAGGATTGAAGATTAAAATGCCTAAATCGCGGTCTCGCCCTTCTTCCGTTACTACTACAGATGGTAGCAG ATTATCCTGCGGCTCAGTAACGCCAGCGTCGACATCATCTGACTCATCCCCGACGAATGTACGCTCTCACGAACCGCCGTCCACAGCATCCCTCGATCTCTTAACTGAGATGGAGTTCCTTCTCAATAGAAACGACAATTTCCCTAGCGCCGTGCACAGATCCGAAATTAGCTTGCCCGACAAACCT AAAACCATGTTACCACAAATCCCACCTCGTTTACCGGCACGTCCCCAAACCCGTCACCGTTATCCAATTGTGTcaacaaagaaattaatagatttttctgAAGCCCCGATGCCTCCACCGCGGTCCTTACAGCCCCCTAAGGCGAGTTTCGTAAGCAATATAACAAGAAATGAGCCAAAGCTGGCCGAATTCCGTACGAGCACAATCAGCTTCGCAGAAGGAACTAATAAGCCAAAATTGCAATTAACCGTGAAGCAAACACGACAAAATTGCAATGGGAGTGCACAAACCAGTGCTGTGCAAGTAAAGCGGCCGGAAACACTGAGAACGGGATGCGTAGAG